GCAGCGTCACTTCCAGGTAACCCCGGTCGGTCGCCGCGTAGAGCGGAATGGCGTAGGTCAGGTAGCCGGTGGTACGGCCCGAAACGACCTGGTTAGTCCCGCCGCCGGAAGGGGCCAGTGGGCGGCGCGCTTCGTTCTTTTTCTTGGCCAGAAACTTCTTCTGGGCGTTTTCCACCAGCTGGAAGTCGGTGAAATCGACGTTGTAGTCGATGGCCGAGTGGTTGATGACTTTAAAGCGCAGGTAAGTGAAGTCCCGGTCGTTGCGTACGTTGGCCAGAGAAAGCACTAGGTCGTTGTCGACCACGGCCACCGCTTGGTGCTCCTCCTTGGACTTGCGCAGCGCGGAGGCTTGCCTTCCACGGCGGCTTTCTTCTCCCGCTCTTTGTCCAGCGCCAGCTCATTCTCCGGCGCCGAGCCCGCTACGGAGCCAGCACCATTGCTCAGGCCCAGGGCCCCGTCTTTCTGGAAGTCGTAGAGCTGCAGCACGGGCCGGTTCACATACACCAGCCGCCCCATCCAGTATTTGCTGCCGAAGCGGATGAGCATGGGGGTCGGCGGTGCGGAC
The DNA window shown above is from Hymenobacter sp. J193 and carries:
- a CDS encoding DUF4138 domain-containing protein encodes the protein MVDNDLVLSLANVRNDRDFTYLRFKVINHSAIDYNVDFTDFQLVENAQKKFLAKKKNEARRPLAPSGGGTNQVVSGRTTGYLTYAIPLYAATDRGYLEVTLRELNGARVLVLPVPSRVINRASTI